Proteins found in one Diorhabda sublineata isolate icDioSubl1.1 chromosome 9, icDioSubl1.1, whole genome shotgun sequence genomic segment:
- the LOC130448833 gene encoding ruvB-like 2: MAAAAAAKIAEVRETTRVERIGAHSHIRGLGLDESLEARHVSQGMVGQVAARRAIGIVLQMVREGRIAGRAVLLAGQPGTGKTAIATALAQALGQDTPFTSMAGSEIYSLEMSKTEALTQSIRKSIGVRIKEESEIIEGEVVEIQIDRPATGVGTKVGKLILKTTDMETIYDLGGKMIDSILKEKVQSGDVITIDKATGKITRLGRSFARARDYDATGQQTRFVQCPEGELQKRKEVVHTVTLHEIDVINSRTHGFLALFSGDTGEIKPEVREQINGKVAEWREEGKAEFIPGVLFIDEVHMLDIECFSFLNRALENEMSPIVIMATNRGITKIRGTTYKSPHGIPLDLLDRTIIVPTQPYDEKELREILSIRCEEEDCQMSDNALTVLTRICKETSLRYGMQLIMTSNLIARKRKAHEVDVEDIKRAYQLFFDEGRSVQFLREYQQEFMFNEIDDKDDMEIETI; encoded by the coding sequence ATGGCTGCAGCAGCTGCCGCGAAGATAGCGGAAGTTCGTGAAACTACACGTGTAGAAAGAATTGGTGCTCACTCACATATAAGAGGTCTAGGATTAGATGAAAGTCTTGAGGCAAGACATGTATCTCAAGGAATGGTCGGACAGGTAGCGGCAAGACGGGCAATTGGTATTGTCTTACAAATGGTTAGAGAAGGAAGAATTGCTGGTAGAGCTGTTCTTTTAGCTGGTCAACCTGGTACCGGTAAAACTGCTATAGCAACAGCATTGGCTCAAGCTTTAGGTCAGGATACTCCTTTCACTAGTATGGCAGGGTCAGAAATATACTCACTTGAAATGAGTAAAACTGAAGCTTTAACTCAGTCTATTAGAAAAAGTATAGGGGTTCGCATCAAAGAAGAGAGCGAAATTATTGAAGGTGAAGTAGTAGAAATACAAATTGATCGTCCAGCTACTGGCGTAGGTACAAAAGTGGGAaaactaatattgaaaacaacTGACATGGAAACTATTTATGACTTAGGTGGTAAAATGATTGACAGTATTTTAAAAGAGAAAGTACAGTCAGGTGATGTAATTACAATTGATAAAGCTACAGGCAAAATTACAAGATTGGGTAGATCTTTTGCCAGGGCCAGAGATTATGATGCTACTGGACAACAGACTAGATTTGTTCAGTGTCCTGAGGGTGAACTACAGAAACGTAAAGAAGTTGTCCATACAGTTACTCTCCATGAAATCGATGTCATAAATAGTAGAACTCATGGCTTTTTAGCATTGTTTTCAGGAGATACTGGAGAAATAAAACCTGAAGTAAGAGAACAGATAAATGGTAAAGTTGCAGAATGGAGAGAAGAAGGAAAGGCAGAATTTATACCAGGCGTGTTATTTATAGATGAAGTGCATATGTTAGATATTGAGTGTTTCTCTTTCTTGAACCGAGCATTAGAAAATGAAATGTCACCAATAGTCATAATGGCTACAAATAGAGGCATTACTAAAATTAGAGGAACTACTTACAAATCACCTCATGGTATACCATTAGATTTATTGGATAGAACAATCATTGTTCCAACTCAGCCTTATGATGAAAAAGAATTAAGGGAAATATTAAGTATTCGTTGTGAAGAAGAAGATTGTCAAATGTCAGACAATGCTTTAACTGTGCTCACAAGAATATGTAAGGAAACCTCCTTACGCTATGGTATGCAATTGATAATGACCTCCAATTTGATAGCAAGAAAACGAAAAGCCCATGAAGTAGATGTGGAAGATATTAAAAGAGCATATCAACTATTTTTCGATGAAGGAAGGTCTGTGCAATTCTTACGGGAGTATCAACAAGAATTTATGTTTAATGAAATAGACGATAAAGATGATATGGAAattgaaacaatataa